A DNA window from Armatimonadota bacterium contains the following coding sequences:
- a CDS encoding cupin domain-containing protein: MEDFEFEADAIYADPEMADAEFFDWGARKTLVNAKAMAGAELTFALVWVLPGQEDPLHQHPNAEMVGHVVGGECEFQVGDALFHLTAGDTIRVPRGVPHQATCTGWEPLRMIVAQSSPMVETVPVTE; this comes from the coding sequence ATGGAAGATTTTGAATTTGAAGCCGACGCGATCTACGCCGACCCCGAAATGGCGGACGCGGAGTTCTTCGATTGGGGCGCTCGAAAGACGCTGGTCAATGCGAAGGCGATGGCCGGCGCGGAGCTGACGTTTGCGCTGGTGTGGGTCCTGCCCGGCCAGGAGGACCCGCTCCACCAGCATCCCAACGCGGAGATGGTGGGCCACGTCGTTGGCGGCGAATGCGAGTTTCAGGTTGGCGACGCGCTTTTCCACCTCACCGCGGGCGATACCATCCGTGTCCCACGAGGCGTACCGCATCAGGCCACGTGCACCGGGTGGGAACCGCTGCGGATGATCGTGGCGCAATCGTCCCCAATGGTTGAGACGGTTCCGGTAACCGAGTAG
- a CDS encoding type II toxin-antitoxin system HicA family toxin, which yields MRLPRDLSGSGLAFGLQRLGYTATRQTGSHLRLTTQRNGEHHVTVPLHGALRVGTIAGILSDVAAHFGLTRDEISERIFGN from the coding sequence GTGAGACTGCCGCGTGACTTGTCCGGCAGCGGCCTGGCCTTCGGGCTGCAGCGCCTTGGTTACACCGCCACGCGTCAAACCGGCAGCCACCTTCGCCTTACCACACAGAGGAACGGCGAGCACCATGTGACCGTGCCGTTGCATGGAGCGTTGCGCGTTGGAACCATCGCAGGAATCCTCTCGGATGTAGCCGCCCACTTCGGCCTGACTCGTGACGAGATATCAGAGCGAATATTCGGCAACTAA
- a CDS encoding GH116 family glycosyl-hydrolase encodes MKRLAAITLLLGIAVAARASYDANTGWIVNEHWNSGVPLGGIGVGKVEIYPDGWFGRATINHNWDRPTKALAGALAIVSVTDGRQRVQRTLRMAAAANAYKDRIPNVFKVSYRGTFPSAELMFRDPALPVKVDLHAWSSLIPNNAKDSSLPVAHLDYTVGNPTSRAVKVTLALGWPNYLGYGGRQGNGEWASLAGNHEIPADAGAARGLLFKTRQSYKTQRQNVVGEYFMGVVNPDETLQQMPTFDPHACPIAQVLPKRIVVATTSSVPVVAEPCGAVAVTVDLKPGEAKTVPFIIAWAMPTHRVTHRIIAGYDRPARDDTNVNLMLDGDPATRWTTARAMRPGDAVEIDLAEPRALGFLTLDAKASPNDYPHGYRVETSNGGAWTLDARAGAAATAKSVRDGVLKIDLRGITAKRVRVTNTGLDGFYYWSIHELGLTDLDGRRVPLTNRIVHVFLSKPIYKDQTSNLGHYWQNSFRNVTEIASYAAGNAARLWRETREWQKLIENSNLPVWFKRQMLNSAFPAFSNTVLTKDGRFSVLESPVDMGGALGTMDQRMAAHALWIQFFSRQDRKELDMYAHAQGLTPQNDGRITHFVGNVHETLGDPNVGYGVTDWPDLSASWIMQTLKEYRWTGDTAFLKRNLPHIEKAVAFLKAADRDGDGIPEGGSTYDYEHLPPGAFIYTASCTLGALQAAIAAERHVGNARKAAAYEKQFKAVQVATIKRLWTGDHFRKWAAPDGQKVENTFVASLAGDWLAQLCGLPRTLPLKIVNAEVSSLLSRHLWAFQPVPPMEVQPDGSIFKSTCFVIQHQAYLGDEAIYQGYPDDGMEMQRRVYEITWEMNRSPWDESLIYEAPGGKKGGLVCYMTCPATWHTLNALTGASLDIPNRTLYLAPHIPKGMGELHLPVFFPTFWGRVDAVPETKDLTLTVLKTFGVTPDLTTLMGDVDGKPMTLRHPLAVRTGAVWNLSPCWAKVVSPARESVHGK; translated from the coding sequence TTGAAACGCCTTGCCGCTATCACCCTGCTCCTCGGCATCGCGGTGGCCGCGCGCGCATCCTACGATGCCAATACGGGCTGGATCGTCAATGAACACTGGAATTCCGGCGTGCCGCTGGGCGGCATCGGCGTCGGGAAAGTGGAGATCTACCCGGATGGGTGGTTCGGCCGGGCCACAATAAACCACAACTGGGACCGGCCCACCAAAGCCCTCGCGGGCGCCCTCGCGATCGTGTCGGTCACGGATGGCAGGCAGCGCGTTCAGCGAACCCTGCGAATGGCCGCCGCCGCCAACGCTTACAAAGACCGGATACCCAACGTTTTCAAGGTCTCCTACCGCGGCACATTCCCCTCCGCTGAACTGATGTTTCGCGATCCCGCCCTGCCCGTGAAGGTGGATCTGCACGCGTGGTCGTCGTTGATTCCGAACAACGCAAAGGACTCCAGCCTGCCGGTGGCGCATCTGGATTACACGGTCGGTAATCCCACGAGCCGTGCGGTGAAGGTGACATTGGCCCTGGGTTGGCCGAATTACCTGGGCTATGGCGGTCGCCAGGGCAACGGTGAGTGGGCGAGCCTCGCCGGCAATCACGAGATTCCCGCGGACGCCGGCGCCGCCAGAGGCCTCTTGTTCAAGACGCGGCAGAGCTACAAGACGCAGCGCCAGAACGTCGTCGGCGAGTACTTCATGGGCGTCGTCAATCCGGACGAAACGCTCCAGCAGATGCCGACCTTCGACCCCCACGCCTGCCCGATTGCCCAGGTGCTTCCCAAACGGATCGTCGTGGCGACCACCTCCAGTGTGCCGGTGGTCGCTGAACCGTGCGGGGCTGTGGCGGTGACCGTTGACCTCAAACCCGGCGAAGCGAAGACGGTCCCGTTCATCATCGCCTGGGCGATGCCGACGCACCGCGTTACGCACAGGATTATCGCGGGATACGATCGGCCGGCCCGGGACGACACCAATGTCAACCTCATGCTGGACGGCGATCCAGCCACGCGATGGACGACCGCCCGCGCGATGCGTCCCGGCGACGCGGTGGAAATCGATCTGGCGGAGCCACGCGCCCTGGGGTTCCTGACCCTGGATGCGAAGGCGTCGCCGAACGATTATCCACACGGCTACCGGGTGGAGACCTCCAATGGCGGGGCCTGGACACTCGATGCAAGGGCCGGCGCCGCCGCCACAGCGAAATCCGTCAGGGACGGCGTGCTGAAGATCGACCTGCGCGGCATCACGGCGAAGCGCGTCCGCGTGACCAATACCGGCCTCGATGGATTCTATTACTGGTCGATTCACGAACTGGGCCTGACCGACCTGGACGGCAGACGTGTTCCGCTCACAAACCGAATCGTCCACGTTTTCCTCAGCAAACCCATCTACAAGGACCAGACCTCGAATCTCGGGCATTACTGGCAGAACTCCTTTCGGAACGTCACCGAGATCGCGTCCTATGCCGCCGGCAACGCCGCCCGTCTCTGGCGTGAGACCCGCGAGTGGCAGAAGCTCATTGAGAACTCCAACCTGCCGGTCTGGTTCAAGCGCCAGATGCTCAATTCCGCCTTTCCGGCGTTCTCCAATACCGTGTTGACGAAAGACGGGCGGTTTTCCGTTCTCGAAAGCCCGGTCGACATGGGTGGCGCGCTGGGCACGATGGACCAGCGCATGGCGGCGCACGCTCTCTGGATCCAGTTCTTCAGCCGGCAGGACCGCAAAGAGCTCGATATGTACGCCCACGCGCAGGGCCTCACGCCGCAGAACGACGGGCGGATCACCCATTTCGTCGGCAACGTCCACGAGACGCTCGGCGATCCCAACGTCGGCTACGGCGTTACGGACTGGCCGGACCTCAGCGCCTCGTGGATCATGCAGACGCTGAAGGAATACCGATGGACCGGCGACACGGCGTTCCTCAAGCGCAACCTTCCTCACATCGAGAAAGCCGTCGCCTTTTTGAAGGCGGCAGACCGCGACGGCGACGGCATCCCGGAAGGCGGCAGCACCTACGACTACGAGCACCTTCCCCCGGGCGCCTTCATCTACACCGCCAGTTGCACGCTCGGGGCGCTCCAGGCCGCCATCGCGGCCGAACGCCACGTCGGCAACGCCAGGAAGGCCGCGGCATACGAGAAGCAGTTCAAAGCCGTCCAGGTGGCGACGATCAAGCGGCTCTGGACCGGCGATCATTTCCGGAAATGGGCGGCGCCGGACGGTCAGAAGGTGGAGAATACGTTCGTTGCCTCCCTCGCGGGCGACTGGCTGGCGCAGCTATGCGGATTACCGCGCACGCTTCCGCTCAAGATCGTGAACGCTGAGGTATCAAGCCTGCTGAGCCGCCATCTGTGGGCGTTCCAGCCTGTTCCACCGATGGAGGTCCAGCCGGACGGCAGCATCTTCAAGAGTACGTGCTTTGTCATCCAGCACCAGGCTTACCTCGGCGACGAAGCGATCTACCAGGGCTACCCCGACGATGGCATGGAGATGCAGCGTCGCGTCTATGAGATCACCTGGGAGATGAACCGGAGCCCCTGGGACGAATCGCTTATCTACGAGGCTCCCGGCGGCAAGAAGGGTGGCCTCGTCTGCTATATGACCTGCCCGGCCACCTGGCACACCCTCAACGCGCTCACGGGCGCCTCGCTGGACATACCGAACAGGACGCTCTATCTTGCGCCGCACATCCCGAAGGGGATGGGCGAACTCCACCTCCCGGTGTTCTTCCCGACGTTCTGGGGCCGTGTGGACGCCGTGCCGGAGACCAAGGATCTCACGCTCACCGTTCTAAAGACGTTCGGGGTCACGCCAGACCTCACGACACTCATGGGCGATGTGGACGGCAAGCCGATGACGCTGCGCCACCCGTTGGCGGTGCGGACCGGCGCCGTATGGAACCTCTCGCCTTGCTGGGCCAAAGTGGTGTCACCGGCCAGGGAAAGCGTGCACGGGAAATGA
- a CDS encoding redoxin domain-containing protein: MNPKYFLIFALAVVLATIGVTVGSQRIRRWGPHSWSAQLKANAPAASKGTAGLIINGPMPNFALYDTTGDRHALKDARGKIVVLLVQGNRCPCSESYVPRINAINRDYRPRGVEVWAFNPNQNETETETRAFARRQHCEYLVAYDRGFVAAGALHAACTTEAWIVDRQGILRYHGRVDDNIFEPKKVKVSDLRNALDDLLANRPVAVPETRAYACSVRRLGA; this comes from the coding sequence ATGAACCCAAAGTACTTCCTGATCTTTGCACTGGCCGTCGTTTTGGCGACCATCGGTGTCACCGTCGGGTCTCAGCGAATCCGGCGGTGGGGACCCCATTCCTGGTCGGCCCAGCTCAAAGCAAACGCCCCCGCCGCCTCTAAAGGGACAGCGGGCTTGATCATCAACGGCCCCATGCCCAATTTCGCCCTGTACGATACCACCGGGGACCGCCATGCCCTTAAGGATGCGCGCGGCAAGATCGTCGTCCTGCTCGTTCAGGGAAACAGGTGTCCCTGCAGCGAGTCGTACGTTCCCCGGATCAACGCGATCAACCGGGACTACCGTCCCCGGGGCGTTGAGGTGTGGGCGTTCAACCCCAACCAGAACGAGACCGAGACCGAGACCCGCGCCTTCGCCCGCCGGCAGCATTGCGAATACCTGGTAGCCTACGACCGTGGCTTCGTGGCGGCGGGCGCGCTTCACGCGGCGTGCACGACAGAAGCGTGGATCGTCGATCGCCAGGGGATTCTGCGCTACCACGGCCGCGTGGACGACAACATTTTCGAGCCGAAGAAAGTGAAGGTCAGCGACCTTCGAAACGCGCTCGATGACCTTCTGGCCAATCGGCCGGTCGCGGTGCCCGAAACCCGCGCCTACGCCTGTTCCGTGCGCCGTCTGGGAGCGTGA
- a CDS encoding 2-oxoisovalerate dehydrogenase: MNELVFLVEEAPEGGFTARALGESIFTEADTLDEIPARVRDAVRCHFEPGAEPRVLRLHHVRDEVIAA; this comes from the coding sequence ATGAACGAGCTTGTGTTTCTGGTGGAAGAAGCGCCCGAAGGCGGATTCACGGCCCGCGCACTGGGCGAATCCATATTCACAGAGGCGGACACACTGGACGAGATTCCAGCGCGTGTTCGTGACGCCGTGCGATGCCATTTCGAACCGGGGGCAGAGCCGCGCGTCCTCCGCCTTCACCACGTTCGAGACGAGGTTATCGCGGCGTGA
- a CDS encoding metallophosphoesterase, protein MVRIVLTSDNHLNAYYAKMGPAVLAERRKRIRERWREAVNYALNHDCQLFLQAGDLFDMPDPRTTELVAVAQDFRRLHEAGIQVYCIGGTHDVHRMSTTGVLALRIYHEVGHAHVFTSAENPAPVVKEIEGVRIAVGGLSVSHTFGRGDDPLKDVVYEADADFKILLMHYGVEGTIHPDATEPILSKDSLSKIGVDLVGVGHVHDFNRFILGKTTVLVPGSTERHTFGEKTVHPGFYYLEVDRKGLQKVEHVDIVPQQMKEEVVKTTELPNDDPTEGLKARIREVSHPDQLLKVVLAGPMSGESFHKLRLRDAYAVGADSNFYFDLDSRGLHVSEGPRLAPDDAGSASISQRQEIADVAHELMRIAPTEEEKALYQEARDRILATYT, encoded by the coding sequence ATGGTACGCATCGTCCTCACCTCGGATAATCACCTCAACGCCTATTACGCCAAGATGGGCCCGGCAGTGCTGGCGGAGCGCCGCAAGCGCATCCGAGAACGCTGGCGCGAGGCGGTCAACTACGCCCTCAATCACGATTGCCAGCTCTTCCTCCAGGCCGGCGATCTCTTCGATATGCCGGACCCGCGCACTACGGAACTGGTGGCGGTGGCGCAGGATTTCCGGCGGCTCCACGAAGCCGGCATCCAGGTCTACTGCATAGGCGGCACGCACGACGTCCACCGGATGAGCACCACGGGCGTGCTGGCCTTGCGCATCTACCACGAGGTCGGCCACGCGCACGTTTTCACGAGCGCCGAAAACCCCGCGCCGGTCGTGAAGGAAATCGAAGGGGTACGCATCGCCGTCGGCGGCCTCAGCGTGTCACATACCTTCGGCCGCGGCGACGATCCGCTGAAGGACGTCGTCTACGAGGCGGACGCTGACTTCAAGATCCTGCTCATGCACTACGGCGTGGAGGGCACCATTCATCCGGACGCCACGGAGCCGATCCTGAGCAAGGACTCCCTCTCGAAGATCGGTGTGGACCTGGTCGGCGTGGGCCACGTGCACGATTTCAACCGGTTCATCCTCGGGAAGACGACGGTCCTCGTCCCCGGCAGTACGGAGCGCCACACGTTCGGCGAGAAGACCGTGCACCCCGGATTCTACTACCTGGAGGTCGACCGCAAGGGCCTGCAGAAGGTCGAGCACGTGGACATCGTGCCGCAGCAGATGAAGGAGGAGGTCGTCAAGACCACCGAACTGCCGAACGATGACCCGACTGAAGGGCTGAAGGCCCGCATCCGGGAGGTATCGCACCCGGACCAACTGCTGAAGGTGGTGCTTGCCGGCCCCATGTCGGGTGAGTCCTTCCATAAACTCCGCCTGCGCGACGCCTACGCCGTCGGCGCGGACAGCAATTTCTACTTCGATCTGGATTCGCGTGGCCTTCACGTGTCGGAAGGGCCGCGCCTCGCCCCGGACGACGCGGGCAGCGCCAGCATCAGCCAGCGGCAGGAGATCGCGGACGTCGCGCACGAATTGATGCGGATCGCGCCGACGGAAGAGGAGAAGGCGCTCTATCAGGAAGCGCGCGACCGCATCCTGGCAACGTATACGTAG
- a CDS encoding non-canonical purine NTP pyrophosphatase: MTILLATSNPAKQQALRTLLCGLSFTIVTPAEIGLVEPGVSEDRATHRENAEDKAAAHARAAGILSIASDGGLEIPALGALWDGLRTRRFAGPADADRIAALLGMLDGLHGEARAARMHEAVAVSSPSGPVASVERAGPWGRLAEQADHRASPGFWIPALYLYPPRWQSEWDLTSEERAGLRTAWDEVGIDLRPALRCYLNGRAC; this comes from the coding sequence ATGACGATCCTGTTGGCAACCAGTAATCCGGCGAAACAGCAGGCGCTGCGAACCCTGCTGTGCGGCCTGTCTTTCACCATCGTCACGCCCGCCGAGATCGGATTGGTCGAACCCGGCGTGAGCGAGGATCGGGCCACGCATCGGGAGAACGCCGAGGACAAGGCGGCGGCCCACGCCCGCGCGGCCGGCATTTTGTCCATTGCCAGCGACGGCGGGTTGGAAATTCCCGCGTTGGGCGCGCTTTGGGACGGATTGCGGACGCGGCGATTCGCGGGGCCGGCCGATGCGGATCGCATTGCTGCCCTGCTGGGCATGCTGGATGGTTTACACGGGGAGGCACGCGCCGCGCGGATGCACGAGGCGGTGGCCGTCTCCTCTCCGAGCGGACCGGTGGCGTCGGTCGAACGCGCCGGACCGTGGGGGAGGCTGGCGGAACAGGCGGACCACAGGGCATCACCGGGGTTCTGGATCCCCGCGCTCTACCTGTATCCACCGCGCTGGCAGTCGGAATGGGACCTCACGTCGGAAGAACGTGCCGGGCTGAGAACCGCCTGGGATGAAGTGGGCATCGACCTGCGTCCCGCGCTCAGATGTTATCTCAATGGCCGCGCGTGCTAA
- a CDS encoding N-6 DNA methylase, whose translation MPPRAPTRRAPFRGELPASDIVRQYASTEDAAPIAVALYEEALRRILAVARQQEVAEPPHPAYGPLAQIAVNALALYPVSLDEAVPGALNPEWLEEFHRLSRPDADHKRHGRWYTPRPIARYMARRALEMAALRRPMDNITVLDPACGCGALLVPVFEEVVAFHRRREPRAKAPDVVRHSLEHIIAADVDPRALETALIRLNIAAERLAGERIHAAPQTYCGDTLTVRPAAIAPEGVDVVVMNPPYLGNRYFASLKNPEKARIALRKAFGWNDDLYAHFLHRAWDWLRPGGCVCAITSDTFLTIASKARTRDTLRTHALREIVRVPASAFAASVNTCITLAVRAEPELFDTIDYVDAREAPEEAWETLETEPPPKGVERLHVPAQAYADPTIPFFRPTPRAVDLYNRYFAETGSESRVPSDDPYTRHPAPGTQPPHLCRLGEVAPAKDCGINSGNVRHRIFFIQEAPGLRKLIQGRQLERYIVRWDSPNAQYKWVDIDYQPDPERRGQGRGGRESPHAETWGFRGELGQSPPAERLFLRQTEDDLFAAYLRQSDDDPVYTDNTLHTLLLTDAGRALGLTYHYLLGLLNSAFLNELYHLLSQEEGRAQAQVKVAYVNRLPIAVPTAEQREEVEHWVYQAIEAQEMGQPITAIQWQLDTLVAGLYQG comes from the coding sequence ATGCCGCCGAGAGCCCCGACCCGACGCGCTCCTTTCCGGGGTGAACTCCCGGCTTCCGACATCGTCCGCCAGTACGCCTCCACGGAGGACGCCGCTCCCATTGCCGTGGCGCTTTACGAGGAGGCGCTGCGCCGCATCCTGGCGGTCGCCAGGCAGCAGGAGGTTGCCGAGCCGCCACACCCGGCGTATGGACCGTTGGCGCAGATTGCCGTAAACGCTCTGGCCCTCTATCCCGTTTCCCTCGATGAGGCTGTGCCCGGTGCGCTCAATCCCGAATGGCTTGAGGAATTCCATCGCCTCTCCAGGCCCGACGCCGATCATAAGCGCCACGGCCGATGGTACACGCCGCGCCCGATCGCGCGCTATATGGCCCGCCGCGCCCTGGAGATGGCCGCGCTCCGGCGGCCGATGGACAACATCACCGTCCTTGATCCTGCCTGCGGTTGCGGTGCGCTCCTCGTGCCGGTCTTCGAGGAGGTTGTCGCATTCCATCGCCGTCGGGAACCGCGCGCGAAAGCGCCGGATGTCGTGCGCCATTCGCTGGAGCACATCATCGCCGCCGACGTCGATCCGCGGGCGCTCGAAACCGCGCTGATCCGCCTGAACATTGCCGCGGAACGCCTCGCCGGTGAGCGCATCCACGCGGCGCCGCAGACCTACTGCGGCGATACGCTCACCGTGCGGCCCGCCGCCATTGCCCCGGAGGGGGTGGACGTGGTCGTCATGAACCCTCCATACCTTGGCAACCGGTATTTCGCGTCGCTGAAGAACCCCGAGAAGGCGCGCATCGCGCTGCGAAAGGCATTCGGCTGGAACGACGACCTCTACGCGCACTTCCTCCATCGCGCGTGGGACTGGCTGCGCCCCGGGGGCTGCGTCTGCGCGATCACATCCGACACGTTCCTGACCATCGCCTCCAAGGCGCGCACGCGCGATACATTGCGCACGCACGCGCTGCGCGAGATCGTCCGCGTCCCGGCCTCGGCGTTCGCTGCCAGCGTCAACACGTGCATCACCCTGGCGGTCCGCGCCGAGCCCGAGTTGTTCGACACGATCGACTACGTGGACGCCCGCGAAGCCCCGGAAGAAGCGTGGGAAACCCTCGAAACGGAACCGCCGCCCAAGGGAGTCGAACGCCTGCATGTGCCCGCTCAAGCCTATGCCGACCCCACCATCCCGTTCTTCCGCCCCACACCCCGCGCGGTGGACCTGTACAACCGGTATTTCGCGGAGACGGGGTCCGAGTCCCGAGTTCCGAGTGACGACCCTTATACCCGACACCCGGCACCCGGTACCCAGCCCCCCCATCTCTGCCGCCTCGGCGAGGTCGCGCCGGCAAAGGACTGCGGCATCAACAGTGGAAACGTCCGCCACCGCATCTTCTTCATCCAGGAAGCGCCCGGACTGCGAAAGCTGATCCAGGGACGCCAGTTGGAGCGCTATATCGTGCGCTGGGACAGCCCCAATGCGCAGTACAAATGGGTGGACATCGACTACCAGCCCGACCCCGAGCGGCGCGGGCAGGGGCGCGGGGGCAGGGAATCGCCGCACGCCGAAACGTGGGGGTTCCGCGGCGAACTGGGCCAGTCTCCGCCCGCCGAACGCCTCTTCCTGCGCCAGACCGAGGACGATCTGTTCGCCGCCTATCTCCGCCAATCCGACGACGACCCGGTCTACACGGACAACACGCTTCACACGCTCTTGCTGACCGATGCCGGGCGCGCCCTTGGGCTCACTTACCACTATCTGCTGGGCCTCCTCAACAGCGCGTTTCTGAACGAGCTTTACCATCTGCTGAGCCAGGAAGAGGGCCGTGCGCAGGCTCAGGTGAAGGTGGCCTACGTCAACCGCCTCCCCATCGCCGTACCAACCGCGGAGCAGCGCGAAGAGGTAGAGCACTGGGTGTACCAGGCCATCGAAGCGCAGGAGATGGGCCAGCCCATCACCGCCATCCAGTGGCAACTGGACACGCTGGTGGCAGGGCTTTATCAGGGCTGA
- the udk gene encoding uridine kinase has translation MQPRQNIVVGIAGGTGSGKTTLARAIRARLAPHQPLLLHQDSYYKDTGACTEEEKERTNFDHPDAFDTALLVEHLAALKAGRAVHHPVYDFSRHARSGYTKVEPAPIILLEGILILAEPALRAIIDVPLFVDTPDDIRFMRRLRRDIQSRGRSLDSVYRQYLSTVRPMHLQFVEPSKQFARLIVPEGGHNEMAVDVVTSYIQRTVAPRAGER, from the coding sequence ATGCAACCCCGCCAAAACATCGTCGTGGGCATCGCCGGCGGCACGGGCTCCGGCAAGACGACCCTCGCCCGCGCCATCCGGGCACGTCTCGCGCCGCACCAGCCTCTCCTGCTGCACCAGGACTCCTACTACAAGGACACCGGCGCCTGCACCGAGGAGGAAAAAGAGCGCACGAATTTCGACCATCCGGACGCTTTCGACACCGCGTTGCTGGTGGAGCATCTCGCCGCGCTGAAGGCAGGCCGGGCGGTGCACCACCCGGTTTACGATTTCTCGCGGCACGCGCGCAGCGGCTACACCAAGGTGGAACCCGCGCCCATCATCCTGCTGGAGGGCATACTGATCCTCGCGGAACCGGCGTTGCGGGCCATCATCGATGTGCCGCTGTTCGTCGATACGCCGGATGACATCCGCTTTATGCGCCGTCTGCGCCGGGACATCCAGTCGCGCGGCCGGTCGCTGGACAGCGTCTATCGCCAGTACCTCTCCACGGTTCGTCCGATGCACCTTCAGTTCGTCGAACCCAGCAAGCAGTTCGCGCGGTTGATCGTGCCGGAAGGCGGGCACAACGAGATGGCGGTGGACGTGGTCACTTCCTACATTCAGCGCACCGTCGCGCCGAGGGCGGGGGAGAGGTAA